In one window of Flavobacterium ginsengisoli DNA:
- a CDS encoding CBS domain-containing protein, producing the protein MKKREPLSHIMTKSVITVNQNDDLKKVVEKLKANSIRHIPVVNGKEVVGIISRTDINRLTFGALFDGQDGADEAILEMLTISQVMTSKPKTVSSDTIIRDLAEIFVKEEFHALPVVDNGELKGIVTTTDVLKYFLEQYD; encoded by the coding sequence ATGAAAAAGAGAGAACCACTAAGTCATATAATGACTAAAAGCGTTATTACAGTAAATCAAAATGACGATTTAAAAAAGGTTGTTGAAAAACTAAAGGCCAACTCAATTCGTCATATTCCAGTTGTAAACGGTAAAGAAGTTGTCGGAATCATTAGTCGTACGGATATTAATCGTTTAACTTTTGGAGCATTATTTGATGGACAAGATGGAGCTGATGAAGCTATTTTAGAAATGCTTACTATTTCGCAGGTTATGACTTCTAAACCCAAAACTGTTTCATCTGATACTATAATAAGAGATTTAGCCGAAATTTTTGTGAAAGAAGAATTTCATGCTCTTCCAGTTGTAGACAATGGAGAATTGAAAGGAATTGTTACTACAACAGATGTTTTGAAATATTTCTTAGAACAATACGATTAA
- a CDS encoding SusC/RagA family TonB-linked outer membrane protein, with protein MKNKIRHLIILVFSIFVHLTSFAQTKMVTGIITDSGGIPIPGANIVVKGSQTNTTSDFDGKYSISANTGSVLIFSSTGSKTIEKTVEQSSIINITLTDEVSELKEVVVVGYGTMKKSDLTGSIAQIKGDVLNTVTSSNPLEAVQGRAAGVAVLNNDSSPGSSPKIRIRGNGSVSAGNDPLIVVDGFPLVNSNLNDISSNDIESMEILKDASSVAIYGSRGANGVILITTKRGKQGQNNLEIVGTQGISTPTRLPKTLNRDSFISFINNAYTYSTGKPVYSATNPAPNINTDWQDEIIQNMALMQNYSLSFSGGKENTTYLLSGNIFSQDGIVEASGFKKLTVRTNLNHEYKPWLTVGTHLQVGRSQRDIRDNPTGDIFRYGWPTIPVKNPDGSWYYATEDPAVSSYFEGTWNPVSEASEMTNEISTDRILGDVYAHFKLAKNLTFKTNYGVDISNEKQYEYYTSKSTAGIGSGSTGTGGQYYRRQSSQLTDNILSYSNIWKDKHSLTATAVYSWQEYVYEDLGVKGSGFQNDATGANDITYADRGSITNSSNKYSSKLISWTARTSYAYNEKYLITLTGRYDGSSRFGINNKWGFFPSLGLGWNVDKENFLKNSNVISALKLRASYGVTGNQEIGNYQSLSKLVKANYVYENNPILGFVETIGNPDLKWERNIQYNAGIDLSLWKRFDLNLDFYQRQTSDLLYNVPIPTTSGYSSMLQNIGEVKNVGIEVTARVKVIDSDFKWEIGGNISKNKNEIVSLYGDVSRINVGSSSAGIAKYLIVGQPVNSVWARESAGIIKTQEQLTAYQQIRPTAQLGEEMYVDKNNDKIINNDDYVNIGTTSPDFFYGISTNLSYKNLTLDIYGQGATGLASDEDNNYMIYGENQIQNRNYIPTQYAYDRMWSPENPSGNFPRAGAKDVYLSNRTNGDWNYFVVKNIKLAYNLSKVIKNADWVKQLNVYVNAQNFINIANHRGYNPESGNVTSPYVKTMLIGFTAKF; from the coding sequence ATGAAAAACAAAATTAGACATTTGATAATTTTGGTCTTTTCCATTTTTGTGCACTTGACCAGTTTTGCACAAACCAAAATGGTTACAGGAATAATAACTGATTCAGGCGGAATTCCCATTCCCGGAGCGAATATTGTCGTAAAGGGATCGCAAACGAATACCACCTCTGACTTTGATGGAAAATATTCAATAAGCGCCAATACCGGAAGCGTCTTAATTTTTAGTTCTACTGGTTCTAAAACAATTGAAAAAACAGTCGAACAATCTTCTATCATCAACATTACTCTAACTGACGAAGTTTCTGAACTTAAGGAGGTCGTTGTTGTGGGTTACGGAACGATGAAAAAAAGCGATTTAACCGGTTCGATTGCACAAATTAAGGGTGATGTTCTAAATACCGTTACAAGTTCAAATCCGTTAGAGGCTGTTCAAGGAAGAGCAGCTGGTGTAGCAGTTCTTAACAATGATTCTTCTCCAGGTTCTTCTCCGAAAATAAGAATTCGCGGAAACGGATCTGTGAGTGCTGGTAATGATCCTTTAATTGTTGTTGATGGTTTTCCGTTGGTAAACAGCAATTTAAATGACATTAGTTCTAACGACATCGAATCTATGGAAATTCTTAAAGATGCTTCTTCGGTCGCTATTTACGGATCAAGAGGTGCAAATGGTGTTATCCTTATTACAACAAAAAGAGGAAAACAAGGACAAAACAATTTAGAAATTGTTGGTACACAAGGAATCTCCACTCCTACTCGACTGCCTAAAACTTTAAATAGAGATAGTTTTATCAGTTTTATAAACAACGCCTATACGTATTCTACAGGAAAGCCGGTTTATTCTGCTACAAATCCTGCTCCAAACATCAATACAGATTGGCAAGACGAAATAATTCAGAATATGGCGCTTATGCAAAACTATTCTTTGTCTTTTAGTGGTGGAAAAGAAAATACAACTTACCTTCTTTCTGGAAACATCTTTTCGCAAGATGGAATTGTAGAAGCTTCTGGTTTTAAAAAATTGACTGTCAGAACTAATTTAAATCATGAATACAAACCTTGGCTTACCGTTGGAACACATTTACAGGTTGGCCGCTCCCAGAGAGATATTCGAGATAATCCAACTGGAGATATCTTTCGATACGGATGGCCAACCATACCTGTAAAAAATCCAGATGGAAGCTGGTATTATGCTACAGAAGATCCTGCCGTAAGTTCTTATTTTGAAGGAACTTGGAATCCTGTTTCGGAGGCATCAGAAATGACAAACGAAATTTCTACAGATCGTATTCTTGGAGATGTGTATGCGCATTTTAAACTTGCAAAAAATTTAACCTTTAAAACCAATTATGGTGTCGATATTTCTAATGAAAAACAATATGAATACTACACTTCTAAATCTACAGCTGGAATTGGGTCTGGAAGCACAGGAACTGGTGGACAATATTATAGAAGACAAAGTTCTCAACTTACTGATAATATTTTAAGCTATTCTAACATCTGGAAAGATAAACACAGTCTTACTGCAACAGCAGTTTATTCATGGCAAGAATATGTTTATGAAGATTTGGGCGTTAAAGGATCTGGTTTTCAAAATGATGCCACAGGAGCAAATGATATTACGTACGCCGACAGAGGAAGTATAACCAATTCTTCTAACAAATATTCGAGCAAATTAATTTCCTGGACGGCAAGGACTTCATATGCTTATAATGAAAAATATCTTATAACATTAACAGGACGTTATGATGGATCATCTCGTTTTGGAATCAACAATAAATGGGGATTTTTCCCTTCTTTGGGATTGGGCTGGAATGTTGATAAAGAAAACTTTCTTAAAAACAGTAATGTCATTTCTGCTTTAAAACTTAGAGCGAGTTATGGTGTTACCGGTAATCAGGAAATTGGAAATTATCAATCTCTTTCTAAACTTGTTAAAGCAAATTATGTTTACGAAAATAATCCAATTTTAGGATTTGTAGAGACAATTGGAAATCCAGATCTAAAATGGGAGCGTAACATTCAATACAATGCCGGTATCGATTTAAGTTTATGGAAAAGATTTGATTTGAATTTAGATTTTTATCAGAGACAAACTTCAGATCTTTTATACAACGTTCCTATCCCTACAACTTCTGGTTATTCTAGTATGCTTCAGAATATTGGCGAAGTCAAAAACGTTGGTATCGAAGTCACTGCAAGAGTAAAAGTAATAGATTCTGATTTTAAATGGGAGATAGGCGGTAATATTTCTAAAAACAAAAATGAAATTGTGAGCCTTTATGGAGATGTAAGTCGCATAAATGTTGGAAGTTCTTCTGCAGGAATTGCCAAATATCTAATTGTAGGACAGCCTGTAAATAGTGTTTGGGCAAGAGAATCTGCTGGTATTATTAAAACTCAGGAACAATTAACAGCTTATCAGCAAATACGTCCTACTGCGCAACTTGGAGAAGAAATGTATGTGGACAAAAACAACGATAAAATCATCAACAATGATGATTATGTAAATATCGGAACTACTTCGCCCGATTTCTTTTACGGGATATCAACTAATCTAAGTTATAAAAACCTGACATTAGATATTTACGGGCAAGGTGCAACAGGTCTGGCTTCTGATGAGGATAATAACTATATGATTTATGGAGAAAATCAAATTCAGAACAGAAATTACATTCCTACTCAGTATGCTTATGACAGAATGTGGAGCCCAGAAAACCCTTCTGGAAATTTCCCTAGAGCTGGTGCAAAAGATGTATATCTATCAAATAGAACAAATGGTGACTGGAATTATTTTGTAGTTAAAAATATAAAACTAGCCTACAATTTATCTAAAGTAATCAAAAACGCTGATTGGGTAAAACAATTAAACGTGTATGTGAATGCGCAGAACTTTATCAATATTGCAAATCACAGAGGATATAATCCTGAAAGCGGAAACGTAACATCTCCATACGTAAAAACAATGCTTATTGGATTTACTGCTAAATTTTAA
- a CDS encoding RagB/SusD family nutrient uptake outer membrane protein: MKILKYIFSGCAILFFSQCTDLAEEPYTFLSPSNYYKNADELNTALVGVYDGYQNGFNGYYKYIMYLEVLTEFGSPAYAKDDAQLWNVWSDMNNADKMVITNWDDAYNIINRANLVIGRGADVEMDETLKKRYFAEARFIRAATYYNLVRMYGGVPIPETFTEGLKNLAIPRKTTEETYAYIISDLEYAEENLPLKSNYPSDNIWRASKGAAQALLGDLYLTRGSMTGDRTFFQKSKDYTAKVIQSGQYDLQPDFKDLWFWWNINNKNGIESVFELQFGGVENEYNNNHVMFGVNITETTLGCYMYHRFGPSIQHYLSYGDNDARKEGSFLTKANVTEKGNPSHILQTIEFVPADKGFFPGSKGWKTASPGNLKFYDRTESSATLKKPQANSYAIRYADVLLDYAEAENEINGPAAAYAYVNRVRNRAKLPDLTPGLSKEQFADAIYKERGWEFVGEGLLFFDELRTNRIGKNVADHVKYGNDNGINMYVNNPLQFVPSKNFLFKIPRYDLDSNPALVQNPDNVSN, encoded by the coding sequence ATGAAAATTCTAAAATATATCTTTTCAGGTTGTGCAATACTATTTTTTTCACAGTGCACTGATTTAGCAGAAGAACCGTATACTTTCCTGTCTCCAAGCAATTATTATAAAAATGCTGATGAATTGAATACTGCATTGGTTGGTGTTTATGATGGCTATCAAAATGGATTTAATGGTTATTACAAGTATATCATGTACTTGGAAGTCTTAACTGAATTTGGTTCTCCCGCATACGCTAAAGATGATGCACAACTCTGGAATGTTTGGTCAGACATGAACAATGCTGATAAAATGGTAATTACAAATTGGGACGATGCCTACAACATTATCAATAGAGCAAATTTAGTTATTGGCAGAGGTGCAGATGTTGAAATGGACGAAACTCTAAAAAAGCGATATTTTGCAGAGGCTCGTTTTATAAGAGCCGCAACATACTACAATCTAGTACGCATGTACGGAGGTGTTCCGATTCCTGAAACTTTTACAGAAGGATTAAAAAACCTTGCAATTCCACGAAAAACAACAGAGGAAACTTATGCCTACATTATTTCCGATCTAGAATATGCCGAAGAAAATTTGCCTCTAAAATCTAATTATCCAAGCGATAATATTTGGAGAGCTTCAAAAGGAGCTGCACAAGCTTTGCTTGGAGATTTATATCTTACTCGAGGCAGTATGACTGGAGACAGAACTTTTTTTCAAAAGTCTAAAGATTACACTGCAAAAGTTATTCAATCGGGTCAATATGATTTGCAACCCGACTTTAAAGATCTATGGTTTTGGTGGAACATCAACAATAAAAATGGAATTGAATCTGTGTTTGAATTACAGTTTGGAGGTGTCGAAAATGAATACAACAACAACCACGTAATGTTTGGTGTAAACATAACCGAAACAACATTGGGTTGCTATATGTATCATCGATTTGGTCCTTCAATACAGCATTATCTTTCATATGGTGATAATGATGCTAGAAAAGAAGGCAGTTTTTTAACGAAAGCAAATGTTACTGAAAAAGGAAATCCAAGTCATATTTTACAAACCATCGAATTTGTTCCAGCCGACAAAGGTTTCTTTCCTGGGTCTAAAGGATGGAAAACAGCTTCGCCAGGAAATCTGAAATTTTATGACCGAACCGAAAGTTCGGCCACACTAAAAAAACCTCAAGCAAATTCTTATGCTATTCGTTATGCCGATGTATTGCTAGATTATGCTGAAGCAGAAAATGAAATTAACGGTCCTGCTGCAGCTTATGCATACGTAAATAGAGTGCGAAATAGAGCTAAGCTTCCAGATCTAACTCCAGGTTTAAGTAAAGAACAATTTGCTGATGCCATTTACAAAGAAAGAGGATGGGAATTTGTAGGAGAAGGGTTGTTATTTTTTGACGAATTAAGAACCAATCGAATTGGAAAAAACGTTGCCGATCATGTTAAATATGGAAATGATAACGGAATTAATATGTACGTAAACAATCCTTTGCAATTTGTTCCTTCCAAAAATTTCTTATTCAAAATTCCACGATATGATTTAGATTCTAATCCTGCTCTAGTTCAAAATCCTGATAATGTAAGTAATTAA